In a single window of the Pseudodesulfovibrio profundus genome:
- a CDS encoding class I SAM-dependent methyltransferase yields MPNTNQLIAKHWDNVTRTVALPRSRWWLSGRITRHVNRIVCGEDIPGFNQGAVALLNQKTKGRTFKRGLSIGCGGAGKELNLMKRGVVEHFDLFELSAERCKVAKEAFRKNGYEQNVNIINQEFALEDASAYNFIHWDNSLHHMFDTDKAITETYSLLKPGGIFFMNDFIGQSRFQWSEAELEVVNSFRDSLPDEVFTLPNGKRVKRRVDRPDLKTMINRDPSEAADSESIIPSLKKRLDDPVIIPTGGVVYHVGLNDILTNIPEDSPLLSLALKIDTIASRSGLNQYGVCIAEK; encoded by the coding sequence ATGCCCAACACTAATCAATTGATCGCAAAGCATTGGGATAACGTCACTCGCACTGTCGCACTGCCAAGAAGTCGATGGTGGCTTTCCGGCAGAATAACTCGACACGTAAACAGGATTGTTTGTGGTGAGGATATCCCTGGATTCAATCAGGGCGCTGTTGCGCTGCTGAACCAAAAGACAAAAGGGCGAACATTCAAAAGAGGTTTGTCAATCGGGTGTGGTGGGGCTGGTAAAGAGCTTAATTTGATGAAACGTGGAGTCGTTGAGCATTTCGATTTGTTCGAATTGAGCGCAGAGCGGTGCAAAGTGGCAAAAGAGGCATTCAGGAAAAATGGTTATGAGCAGAATGTGAACATCATCAATCAGGAATTCGCTCTTGAAGATGCATCGGCCTATAATTTCATTCATTGGGACAACTCCCTTCATCACATGTTCGACACCGACAAGGCGATCACGGAAACATACAGCCTGCTGAAGCCCGGTGGCATTTTTTTTATGAATGACTTTATCGGTCAATCACGATTTCAATGGTCGGAAGCAGAGCTTGAGGTCGTCAATAGTTTCAGAGACAGCCTGCCGGATGAAGTTTTCACGTTGCCAAATGGGAAAAGAGTTAAAAGGCGAGTAGATCGACCAGACCTCAAGACGATGATCAATCGTGACCCCTCTGAGGCGGCAGACTCTGAATCAATCATCCCTTCATTGAAGAAAAGACTCGATGATCCGGTGATAATACCCACCGGTGGTGTCGTCTACCATGTCGGATTAAACGATATTCTGACCAATATCCCTGAGGATTCTCCGCTGCTGTCTCTTGCTTTGAAGATCGATACAATCGCCAGCAGGAGTGGGCTTAATCAATACGGCGTGTGTATTGCCGAGAAGTAA
- a CDS encoding PP2C family protein-serine/threonine phosphatase — protein MSVMSILPQALLNWSVERKMTVLLLVIIVLFPLATFVILQSGGTEQATNFLIGIIVASIVLLVPFAKWMSHVLALGSIKDINAQCLLLKEGKYAQVDLPPVEAEGNDFQTLKRNMHWMGHTIAVREHRLQAAMAKLATAQRQIGESLDYAHLIQTSFLPARAELSDYIPNHFLIWEQRDTVGGDAYWLKHTENGFFVGVIDCTGHGVPGAFMTLIVAALLEKAASDGTTSPAVVLGRMNRLIKESLGQTDRDAQSDDGMDCSLCHVDSETGEIVFSGANSPLFIVDDEGARCIKGDRCGLGYVRSDPDFVFTDVPIETASAQRIYLASDGLLDQVGGERNFPFGKRRFMEFLEQHRKVPLDAQGAELVKVLNGYQGNETRRDDVTVIGFEL, from the coding sequence ATGAGCGTGATGTCGATTCTGCCGCAGGCGCTACTCAACTGGAGCGTGGAACGCAAGATGACGGTCCTGCTTCTGGTGATCATCGTGCTCTTTCCGCTGGCAACGTTCGTGATCCTCCAGTCAGGGGGGACCGAGCAGGCTACCAATTTCCTCATCGGGATTATCGTTGCCTCCATTGTCCTGCTGGTACCTTTTGCCAAGTGGATGAGCCATGTGCTGGCCTTGGGTTCCATCAAGGACATCAATGCCCAGTGCCTGTTGCTCAAGGAAGGAAAGTACGCCCAGGTGGATCTGCCGCCCGTCGAAGCCGAGGGCAATGATTTCCAGACGCTCAAACGGAACATGCACTGGATGGGGCATACCATTGCCGTGCGCGAGCACCGCTTGCAGGCTGCCATGGCAAAGCTGGCCACTGCCCAGCGTCAGATCGGTGAGAGCCTCGACTATGCCCACCTTATCCAGACGTCATTTCTGCCTGCCCGTGCCGAGCTATCTGATTATATCCCCAACCATTTTCTGATCTGGGAGCAGCGAGACACCGTGGGTGGCGATGCCTACTGGCTCAAGCATACGGAAAACGGATTTTTCGTCGGTGTCATTGATTGCACCGGACACGGCGTTCCCGGCGCGTTCATGACGCTTATCGTGGCTGCGCTTCTGGAGAAGGCGGCCTCGGACGGCACCACCAGTCCGGCGGTCGTTCTGGGCCGGATGAATCGGTTGATCAAGGAGTCCCTTGGGCAGACCGACCGTGATGCGCAGTCTGACGATGGAATGGATTGTTCGTTGTGCCATGTGGATTCGGAAACGGGCGAGATCGTCTTTTCCGGGGCCAATTCCCCGCTGTTCATCGTGGACGATGAAGGCGCTCGGTGCATCAAAGGAGATCGATGCGGCCTCGGATATGTGCGCTCGGACCCGGATTTTGTGTTTACCGACGTACCCATCGAAACCGCGTCTGCCCAGAGAATCTATCTGGCGTCTGACGGGTTGCTGGATCAGGTCGGCGGAGAGCGGAATTTCCCGTTCGGCAAGCGCCGGTTCATGGAGTTTCTCGAACAGCACAGGAAGGTCCCGCTTGATGCGCAGGGAGCCGAATTGGTCAAGGTGCTCAATGGATATCAAGGGAATGAAACACGTCGCGACGATGTGACGGTTATTGGGTTTGAACTGTAA
- a CDS encoding glycosyltransferase encodes MVSSLIEAGYTIHYHWWLPTSDDQRYLDMFADGIEFHFIERKSDAIVNSTIAHGLSQVWFTNLWGTDWITTAYRAVKKIRKMTTDVPVIVDTMDYHAKKYYRKYGITSDEGDLALADSFFEVESKLYDVADSIVAVGSSEGRDIARAFNVEKPIYVVSNIHKPTPPTTSFDERKDFVFLGNYRVPHNIDAIEWFLNEAYPHLKELLPNVRLHLIGKHAEELPEVIANHPAVVVVGFVEDLPPHMDNYRAMIAPLTYGAGIKGKIGSAASCGLPVVATSVGAEGYSFKEGQHAFIDNDPLGFAEKCARIHSEKPLWETMSANILNHLSRSASAEDAIGNLLKITEGFSKGSPIPSAPAAGVYACRSLHEFSRIMSSTDRANRVAIVEPTHSHQETFHSLIKQFSAVGLSVDFILRSEHRSSRDILETLADVEGVDVAFFHVLTPDSVGDCVSALNQSNHRALFFNTLFEYWLNDGLMDSPHWEELNASELYAYVHHRSKFDRSTVKQPSIPETNLFTLSERTNEIHGTPLLCPSFFYGSSAGEENECEITRFVCVGGVGDQRRDYHQLIDACILLNAAGLGTRYRVDIIGGDYTPAGDWMKKYETNLRRYGLVDNIHLHGELAFKPLFSLVSQSDYLLFLMNMKNPYTKEYLHDKITGSLNLSLGYNVVPVLDNQLADNWGLQECSVAYDGYEGFLQAMKAIVQGSIPKGWLLDALQAKNDDLMTKSINDLKTTLNLG; translated from the coding sequence ATGGTATCCAGCCTGATCGAAGCAGGATATACCATCCATTACCACTGGTGGCTTCCTACGTCTGACGACCAGCGCTATCTGGACATGTTTGCTGATGGCATCGAGTTTCACTTCATCGAAAGAAAGAGTGATGCCATAGTCAACTCCACGATTGCACACGGGCTGAGTCAGGTATGGTTTACCAATCTGTGGGGAACCGACTGGATCACCACCGCATATCGGGCAGTTAAGAAAATTCGGAAAATGACCACCGACGTCCCTGTCATCGTCGACACGATGGATTACCATGCCAAGAAATACTATCGAAAGTATGGAATTACCTCCGACGAGGGAGACCTGGCTCTTGCCGATTCGTTTTTTGAAGTGGAGTCAAAACTCTACGACGTTGCTGACAGCATCGTGGCTGTCGGGTCGTCAGAAGGACGGGATATCGCACGCGCTTTCAATGTTGAAAAGCCCATCTATGTTGTCAGCAATATTCACAAACCAACGCCGCCAACTACGTCTTTTGATGAACGAAAAGACTTCGTATTTCTTGGCAACTACCGGGTTCCGCACAACATTGATGCCATTGAATGGTTTTTGAATGAAGCCTATCCACACCTGAAGGAACTTCTCCCTAATGTCCGACTTCATCTGATCGGCAAGCATGCAGAGGAACTCCCTGAAGTAATTGCAAATCACCCTGCGGTCGTGGTTGTGGGATTTGTCGAAGACCTCCCCCCGCATATGGACAACTATCGAGCGATGATTGCACCATTGACCTATGGAGCTGGTATAAAAGGAAAAATTGGAAGCGCAGCCTCCTGCGGCCTGCCCGTAGTCGCCACATCTGTCGGAGCAGAGGGATATTCCTTTAAAGAAGGGCAACACGCTTTCATTGATAACGACCCTTTGGGCTTTGCTGAGAAATGCGCCCGCATACACTCAGAAAAACCACTGTGGGAAACAATGTCAGCGAACATCCTGAACCATTTATCCCGATCGGCTTCAGCAGAGGATGCCATAGGCAATCTACTCAAAATAACGGAAGGTTTCAGCAAAGGCAGCCCAATTCCTTCAGCACCTGCAGCCGGTGTTTACGCCTGCCGCTCGCTGCACGAATTTTCCCGGATCATGAGCAGCACGGACCGAGCAAACCGTGTGGCTATCGTTGAACCAACGCATTCACATCAGGAAACATTTCATTCACTGATTAAACAATTCAGCGCGGTCGGACTCAGCGTCGATTTCATACTGCGCAGTGAGCATCGAAGCAGCAGAGACATACTCGAGACATTGGCGGACGTTGAAGGGGTGGACGTTGCATTTTTCCATGTGTTGACCCCGGACAGCGTTGGCGACTGCGTGTCGGCACTCAATCAATCAAACCACCGCGCCCTGTTTTTCAACACACTCTTTGAATACTGGCTGAATGACGGTCTGATGGATTCACCACACTGGGAGGAACTCAACGCCTCCGAGCTATATGCGTACGTGCACCACAGGAGCAAATTCGATCGCTCCACAGTGAAACAGCCTTCCATTCCAGAGACCAACCTGTTCACTCTCAGTGAAAGGACAAATGAAATCCACGGCACACCCCTGCTTTGTCCTTCATTCTTTTACGGCAGTTCAGCAGGAGAGGAAAATGAGTGCGAAATCACGCGTTTTGTCTGTGTCGGTGGTGTCGGTGACCAGCGACGAGACTACCATCAACTCATTGATGCATGCATCCTGCTGAACGCGGCCGGACTGGGTACTCGCTACCGCGTTGATATCATTGGCGGGGATTATACCCCGGCCGGCGATTGGATGAAAAAATACGAAACCAACCTCCGCCGATACGGACTGGTAGACAACATTCACCTGCACGGAGAACTTGCCTTCAAACCGCTCTTCTCCCTGGTGAGCCAAAGCGACTACCTACTTTTCCTGATGAACATGAAGAATCCGTATACCAAGGAATACCTGCACGATAAAATTACCGGCAGCCTCAATCTCAGCCTCGGCTACAATGTCGTGCCGGTTTTGGATAACCAGCTTGCCGACAACTGGGGACTCCAAGAATGCTCTGTCGCATACGACGGATATGAGGGGTTTCTGCAGGCGATGAAGGCCATTGTTCAGGGGAGCATACCAAAGGGCTGGCTGCTCGACGCACTTCAAGCCAAGAACGACGATTTGATGACCAAAAGCATCAACGATCTCAAAACGACACTCAACCTGGGGTAG
- a CDS encoding SiaB family protein kinase, with product MSLFKYYEEMQKEGVILYFNGPVSQPVVESIAELMRTKMRAEEAGMGSVQRVFAVLVEQMQNIVRYSTERHVDSPAHVGEMAHGQVVVGREEDGRFFVACGNKILSADEGGLSEQMKLLQSMNKAELKAYYKERRKSPDCTSNKGAGLGFVEMARKAARPLDYDIVPVDGETSFFSMKVVTQ from the coding sequence GTGAGTTTGTTCAAATATTACGAAGAAATGCAGAAAGAAGGGGTGATCCTCTACTTCAACGGGCCGGTGTCCCAGCCTGTGGTGGAGTCCATTGCAGAGCTGATGCGGACCAAGATGCGGGCCGAGGAGGCAGGCATGGGGTCGGTGCAACGCGTATTCGCCGTGCTGGTGGAGCAGATGCAGAACATCGTCCGCTACTCCACGGAGCGTCATGTGGATAGTCCCGCCCATGTCGGCGAGATGGCGCACGGACAGGTTGTTGTGGGGCGTGAGGAGGACGGCCGGTTTTTTGTGGCCTGTGGCAACAAGATCCTGTCCGCGGACGAAGGGGGGCTGTCCGAGCAGATGAAGCTGCTCCAGTCCATGAACAAGGCGGAGCTGAAAGCCTATTACAAGGAGCGCCGCAAATCCCCGGACTGCACCTCGAACAAGGGGGCTGGTCTCGGTTTTGTCGAGATGGCCCGCAAGGCGGCGCGTCCCCTGGATTACGACATTGTCCCCGTGGACGGAGAGACCTCCTTCTTTTCAATGAAAGTGGTGACCCAGTAG
- a CDS encoding sensor domain-containing diguanylate cyclase has protein sequence MGKEIFQKEVDALEQARSALEQAHGLEKGVEQAFRTLVSRYAKLVRQSGRMVTMGDRMQNSLNQLNSELAASESKYRGVFENVTEGIYRCAPDGRLIEINPSMAAMFGFDGIRSFLGDVMNIKELFCTLDDYERYESLLMTDGVQRQEVQACGPDGRTIWVEISASLIKGEADEPGTIVGVLADVTERKKMLEDMCRLARTDSLTGLWNRGYFMELSLREVTRSLRNGSDLSLLILDVDYFKSVNDTYGHDVGDQALISIANTVRDSVREVDIVGRYGGEEFVVLLPDAAVGAAAAVADRITGNIRSRVFDCGNVKLSITASIGLTSFEQGDDLDSLLKYADIALYAAKKKGRDRSEIYRRETGDCVTCPTSRKREHTVGERQ, from the coding sequence ATGGGAAAAGAGATATTTCAAAAGGAAGTGGATGCGCTTGAGCAGGCTCGGTCTGCCCTTGAGCAGGCCCATGGGCTTGAAAAAGGGGTGGAGCAGGCGTTTCGCACACTGGTCAGCCGGTACGCCAAACTGGTCCGCCAGAGCGGGCGGATGGTCACCATGGGGGACCGGATGCAGAATTCGCTCAATCAGCTCAATAGCGAATTGGCTGCCAGCGAATCCAAATACCGTGGTGTATTCGAGAATGTGACCGAGGGCATTTACCGGTGCGCCCCCGATGGGCGACTGATCGAGATCAATCCTTCCATGGCCGCCATGTTCGGATTCGATGGCATCCGATCCTTCCTTGGCGATGTGATGAACATAAAGGAACTTTTCTGCACCCTCGACGACTATGAACGGTACGAGTCCCTGCTCATGACCGATGGAGTGCAGCGTCAGGAAGTGCAGGCGTGCGGTCCGGATGGGCGAACCATATGGGTCGAGATAAGCGCCAGCCTGATCAAGGGCGAAGCCGATGAACCCGGTACCATCGTCGGCGTGTTGGCCGATGTTACCGAGCGCAAGAAGATGCTTGAGGACATGTGCCGTCTGGCCCGCACCGACAGCCTGACCGGGTTGTGGAACCGCGGATACTTTATGGAACTGTCGTTGCGGGAAGTGACCAGAAGTTTGCGTAATGGCAGTGATCTCTCCCTGCTCATTCTGGATGTGGATTACTTCAAGTCCGTCAATGACACGTACGGTCACGATGTAGGCGATCAGGCGTTGATCAGTATCGCGAATACGGTACGCGATTCGGTTCGCGAGGTGGATATTGTCGGGCGCTACGGCGGCGAGGAATTCGTTGTCCTGCTGCCGGATGCCGCTGTTGGAGCCGCTGCCGCCGTAGCGGATCGAATTACCGGGAATATCCGCTCACGGGTCTTTGATTGCGGCAACGTAAAACTATCCATCACGGCGAGCATCGGCCTGACTTCCTTTGAGCAGGGCGATGATCTCGACAGCCTGCTCAAATACGCGGACATCGCATTATACGCTGCCAAGAAGAAGGGCCGCGACAGGTCGGAAATCTATCGCCGCGAGACCGGCGACTGCGTGACATGCCCGACATCTCGAAAAAGGGAACATACAGTCGGGGAACGGCAATGA
- a CDS encoding DUF1987 domain-containing protein, which produces MNKYNVQATTSSPSINFDPDAMIFEIKGESYPENCWAFYSPVFDWLGDFFDTVNGALVEIDMEIIYFNSSSSKTFMDLFEMLDDQAERGKKIVVNWRYHEENESAMECGEEFMEDVERIDFNLVELTD; this is translated from the coding sequence ATGAATAAATACAACGTGCAGGCGACCACCTCGTCGCCCTCGATCAATTTCGATCCGGACGCCATGATCTTTGAAATTAAGGGCGAATCCTATCCGGAAAACTGCTGGGCCTTTTACAGCCCGGTATTTGATTGGCTGGGCGACTTTTTCGACACGGTCAATGGAGCGCTGGTCGAGATCGACATGGAAATTATCTACTTCAACTCCTCGTCATCCAAGACCTTCATGGACTTGTTCGAGATGCTCGACGACCAGGCCGAGCGCGGCAAAAAGATCGTGGTGAACTGGCGGTATCACGAAGAAAACGAGTCGGCCATGGAGTGCGGCGAAGAGTTCATGGAAGATGTGGAACGGATTGATTTCAATCTCGTGGAATTAACGGATTAG
- a CDS encoding ankyrin repeat domain-containing protein: MKRTQSILLILFLVFLTSCASHNPENLPLYAMSVREMFPGDMKTQALALAAADGDIERMDRLVARGADVNARGTYGVTLPTWVIQHPNISGFKHLMELGADPNIHWDNGKALLHWIAFKTDDIGIEYLKMALDIGGGDPNVERPSNGKRPIQNILWQRKYRNDGFALLYNAGADLDYKDKYDVSLVHHTIRAEAYDLVYFMLIQGVDYSESQKGIITTVKNQSERRGLVNANHPQYMWFWRCVNFFEKQGMSFDFLPADKRPAVLDTAPPPIASKLHKR; encoded by the coding sequence ATGAAGCGTACACAGAGCATCCTGCTGATATTATTCCTTGTCTTTCTGACCTCTTGTGCATCCCACAATCCTGAAAATTTACCCCTCTATGCCATGAGTGTCCGTGAGATGTTTCCAGGGGACATGAAGACACAGGCCCTTGCTTTGGCTGCTGCTGATGGGGACATTGAGCGCATGGACAGACTGGTGGCCCGTGGGGCGGATGTCAACGCCAGGGGGACATATGGGGTGACTCTTCCAACGTGGGTAATACAGCACCCCAACATATCGGGATTTAAGCACCTTATGGAACTTGGCGCAGATCCGAATATTCATTGGGACAACGGAAAAGCCCTCCTTCATTGGATAGCTTTTAAAACAGATGATATTGGCATTGAATATCTCAAAATGGCCCTCGATATTGGGGGCGGAGACCCCAATGTTGAAAGACCATCAAATGGTAAACGGCCAATCCAAAACATTCTTTGGCAGAGAAAATATCGCAATGATGGCTTTGCACTTTTGTATAATGCTGGAGCTGACCTTGATTATAAAGATAAATATGATGTTTCGCTTGTCCATCACACTATTAGAGCAGAGGCTTATGATTTAGTGTACTTCATGCTGATTCAAGGCGTTGATTATTCTGAATCCCAAAAAGGAATTATTACAACTGTTAAGAATCAATCCGAACGGCGGGGCTTAGTGAATGCAAACCACCCTCAGTACATGTGGTTCTGGCGCTGCGTAAATTTTTTTGAAAAGCAGGGAATGAGCTTTGACTTCCTTCCTGCAGATAAGCGGCCAGCCGTCTTGGACACAGCACCTCCACCCATTGCTTCCAAGTTGCATAAGCGCTAG
- a CDS encoding glycosyltransferase family 2 protein, translating to MKKISVVIPSYNHAQYIEACLDSIYFSDYPEIEIIIVDDHSQDDSADVISAWIENLDVEEVSFAARYNSETDEIERTIHKRYNRPGRTIFFEPSDTNLGSTKNYNRGFKMATGDYCTFIASDDIVHPQMFSELAKPLDDDTADFAYCDMFVIDDQQRIMREFKLPDYDFEKSFGDWYLCGVATLYRRSLHLEHGFYDESAMADDHECYLRFAMNNARFVHIPKTMYSIRSHHNRTVGLHSEERFKALLNYSKELTLKARKWLSDQKDS from the coding sequence ATGAAAAAAATATCTGTTGTTATTCCAAGCTATAATCACGCTCAATATATAGAAGCGTGCCTGGATTCCATCTATTTTTCAGATTACCCGGAGATCGAAATCATCATCGTGGATGATCACTCCCAGGACGATTCGGCAGACGTCATTTCTGCCTGGATTGAGAACCTGGATGTTGAAGAGGTCTCTTTCGCCGCTCGCTATAACAGCGAAACAGACGAGATCGAACGAACAATTCATAAACGATACAATAGACCGGGGCGGACGATCTTTTTTGAACCCAGCGACACCAATCTCGGCTCAACAAAAAATTACAACCGTGGTTTCAAGATGGCCACGGGGGATTATTGCACATTCATCGCTTCTGATGACATCGTGCACCCGCAGATGTTTTCCGAGTTAGCCAAGCCGCTGGACGATGACACGGCAGATTTTGCATACTGCGACATGTTCGTCATCGATGATCAACAGCGAATCATGCGTGAATTCAAATTGCCTGATTATGACTTTGAGAAATCATTCGGCGATTGGTACTTGTGTGGAGTGGCGACACTGTACAGGCGCTCATTGCACCTTGAGCATGGATTTTACGACGAATCGGCAATGGCGGACGACCACGAGTGCTATTTGCGATTTGCCATGAATAACGCACGTTTCGTCCACATCCCCAAGACAATGTACAGCATCAGAAGTCACCACAACCGCACGGTTGGACTTCACTCCGAGGAACGCTTCAAGGCCCTTTTGAATTACTCGAAAGAATTGACTCTCAAAGCGCGAAAATGGCTTTCTGACCAGAAAGACAGTTAA
- a CDS encoding DUF2325 domain-containing protein, translated as MCAAIVGNRQWLVGMCESNEAVKQHDLTCLSGRETFLSQEMASVDVVVILTDQVPHAVRRRVLFTASADNIPVCMRHSTGAPAVLSSLSGVGIDA; from the coding sequence ATGTGCGCAGCAATCGTGGGTAATCGGCAGTGGTTGGTTGGGATGTGCGAGAGCAATGAGGCGGTTAAACAACATGATTTGACCTGTCTTTCCGGAAGAGAAACGTTTCTGAGTCAGGAGATGGCTTCCGTTGATGTAGTCGTCATACTGACTGATCAAGTCCCCCATGCCGTGCGGCGTCGGGTGCTGTTTACCGCATCCGCGGACAACATCCCTGTGTGCATGCGCCATTCGACTGGTGCTCCGGCTGTCCTGTCCAGCCTGAGCGGTGTGGGGATTGATGCATAG